From Bacteroidota bacterium, one genomic window encodes:
- a CDS encoding helix-turn-helix domain-containing protein: MNNQSFTFLPQDVVDELRDLARDIKAVLPRIQNETISQKLGEWIPESEAQKLLGRKTTWFYKMRKSGELDGKKRGNKWWYRLSDIQNFIEN; the protein is encoded by the coding sequence ATGAATAATCAATCTTTTACATTCCTACCACAAGATGTGGTAGATGAACTGAGAGACCTTGCCAGGGACATCAAAGCAGTTCTTCCAAGAATTCAAAACGAAACCATCTCTCAAAAACTCGGAGAATGGATCCCTGAATCAGAAGCTCAAAAATTATTAGGCCGTAAAACTACCTGGTTCTACAAAATGAGGAAATCAGGTGAGTTGGATGGTAAGAAAAGAGGTAATAAATGGTGGTATCGGCTGAGTGATATTCAGAATTTTATTGAAAACTGA
- a CDS encoding PKD domain-containing protein encodes MKNLKFAILFLFCQFFMFSTEAQLPTVNVTTNINPSNGYTFLANFWTGTAGKYYLLILDKQGRTIYAKSFPFGINGGFLDFKPQPNNKYSFFSGKQSRYYIMDSMFNIINTVVAKNGYTTNNHELVISNDNRYYIIADETRTIDMSLIVSGGDSNAQVIGSIIQGIDANDSLIFEWKALDHISITDHVGDLTAPIIDFTHTNGLFLDTDTSILMCNPELNEITKISLNSGNIIWRLGLLAHSNQFTFINDTLGFRFQHFAHRLANGNITLFDNGISHYSRAIEYEIDEVNKTAKLVFEYRNTPDIYAWAMGSAIRIANGNTFICWGSVPRMTEVDTGGNKVFEATFSSGTYRALKYDIPNPIAQLISGPSEICKGQTATYSAYTDTNCTYSWSVVNGTIISGQGTNVLTVKWPNNGQATVRLTKTNSLNYKDYFRIYVTVLPNPTVNMGVVEICEGARFIDYTSNSVSCFWDFGDGDTSILSDINHIYSSPGTYQVKLKVINNYGCTDSSIQTVVIPDAPIADFNIDSIVCASDIISIINNSTDEDGYFWYLGDSMISNSKNLYAFSFPAAGSYDIKLIVTGSGCIDSISKTVIVNPNPKAHFSFSEICNGARFIDSTINSTYRLLDFGDGDTSVLSDINHIYSSPGTYQVKLKVINSYGCSDSSIQTLVIPNAPIADFNIDSIVCVNKKITIINNSTFADSYFWDLGDGNTSILTDVDHMYSSPGTYQVKLKVFNNQGCADSSIQTVIIHYAPEADFSIDSIVCVNEKITILNNSSFADSYFWDLGNSMTSNLENPLTFLYAAAGTYDVKLFASGSGCSDTLVKTVIVNANPQARISDSEICNGARFIDSTINSVYRIWDFGDGDTSILSDINHTYSSSGTYQVKLKAINSDGCTDSSMLTVIIPEAPKADFSIDMNLCSSEISTIINNSTDADAYFWYLEDSMISNLKNPLALSFPAVGSYDIKLIVTGSGCIDSLTKTVIVNANPQARFSFSEICNGARFIDSTINSVYRIWDFGDGDTSILSDINHTYSSSGTYQVKLKAINSDGCTDSSMLTVIIPEAPKADFSIDFIVCASETISIINNSTDASNYFWDLGDSRTSNLMTPEAFSYNTVGSYQIKLVASTSVCSDSLIQTVFVMPNPAVKFGSITIADSTIQFHDSSTISAGSIVSWDWNFGDGKTSTIQHPVHIFSSPGTYTVKLCVSSNDGCEDCDIKSITVMATGIDLSVIDNLINIFPNPSKGYFTIKSSKKLDLIVITNAFGQEVMVVKPKTDTALIDLTNKPKGVYIVKLTLENQDQMIRIIKN; translated from the coding sequence ATGAAAAACTTAAAGTTTGCAATTTTATTTTTATTCTGTCAATTTTTCATGTTTTCAACAGAGGCTCAGTTACCTACAGTCAATGTAACTACCAACATTAATCCTTCCAATGGATATACATTTCTTGCTAATTTTTGGACGGGCACCGCAGGTAAATATTATCTTCTAATTCTTGACAAACAGGGAAGAACAATATATGCCAAATCATTTCCCTTCGGCATAAATGGCGGCTTTTTGGATTTTAAACCGCAACCCAATAACAAATATTCCTTTTTTAGCGGAAAACAGAGCCGATATTATATTATGGATAGCATGTTTAATATAATTAATACAGTAGTAGCAAAAAACGGATATACTACTAATAATCATGAGCTTGTTATCTCCAATGATAATCGTTATTATATAATAGCAGATGAAACCAGAACAATTGATATGTCATTGATAGTTTCTGGTGGTGACTCAAATGCCCAGGTTATTGGCAGCATCATCCAGGGGATAGATGCCAATGACAGTTTAATTTTTGAGTGGAAAGCTTTGGATCATATTTCTATAACAGACCATGTAGGTGATCTCACGGCTCCTATTATCGACTTTACACATACTAACGGCCTTTTTCTTGATACTGACACATCCATACTTATGTGCAACCCTGAATTAAATGAAATTACCAAAATTAGCCTTAATAGTGGAAATATAATATGGAGGTTGGGATTGCTGGCCCATAGCAATCAGTTTACATTTATAAACGACACTTTAGGTTTCAGATTTCAACATTTTGCACACCGATTAGCCAACGGAAATATAACTCTGTTTGATAATGGAATTTCTCACTATTCCCGTGCTATTGAATATGAAATTGATGAGGTAAATAAAACTGCAAAACTTGTATTTGAATACAGAAACACTCCGGATATTTATGCTTGGGCTATGGGAAGTGCAATCAGGATAGCTAATGGCAATACCTTCATTTGCTGGGGATCTGTTCCTAGGATGACCGAAGTAGATACCGGAGGGAATAAAGTCTTTGAAGCTACATTTTCGTCTGGTACTTACAGAGCACTGAAATACGATATTCCTAATCCAATCGCTCAATTAATATCAGGCCCTTCAGAAATTTGTAAAGGTCAGACAGCAACTTATTCTGCTTATACTGATACCAATTGTACATATTCATGGAGTGTTGTAAATGGTACCATTATTAGTGGGCAAGGAACGAATGTACTTACTGTAAAGTGGCCAAATAACGGGCAAGCTACTGTAAGGTTAACCAAAACAAACTCCCTTAATTACAAGGATTATTTTAGAATTTATGTTACTGTTTTACCAAATCCCACAGTAAATATGGGTGTTGTAGAAATTTGTGAAGGAGCCAGATTCATAGATTATACCTCCAATTCAGTAAGCTGCTTCTGGGATTTTGGAGATGGCGACACATCAATTTTATCTGATATTAACCATATCTATAGCTCACCTGGAACATATCAGGTAAAACTGAAAGTAATTAATAACTACGGCTGCACCGATTCAAGCATCCAAACCGTAGTAATCCCAGATGCACCAATAGCTGATTTCAATATTGATTCTATTGTTTGTGCTTCTGATATAATATCAATTATCAATAATTCAACTGATGAAGATGGTTACTTCTGGTATTTAGGAGATTCTATGATTTCTAATTCGAAAAATCTATATGCATTCTCATTCCCAGCAGCTGGTTCTTACGATATTAAACTAATCGTAACAGGCTCTGGTTGCATTGACTCTATTTCTAAAACAGTTATTGTCAATCCAAATCCAAAAGCCCACTTTAGTTTTAGTGAAATTTGTAATGGTGCAAGATTTATAGATTCTACCATCAATTCAACATACCGTTTATTGGATTTTGGTGATGGCGACACATCAGTATTATCTGACATCAACCATATTTATAGCTCACCTGGAACATATCAGGTAAAACTGAAAGTAATTAATAGCTATGGCTGTAGCGATTCTAGCATACAAACCCTAGTAATCCCAAATGCACCAATAGCTGATTTCAATATCGATTCTATTGTTTGTGTTAATAAGAAGATTACTATAATAAACAATTCAACCTTTGCAGACAGTTACTTCTGGGATTTGGGGGATGGCAACACATCTATATTAACAGACGTTGATCATATGTATAGTTCTCCCGGAACCTATCAAGTCAAACTGAAAGTATTTAATAACCAAGGATGTGCCGATTCAAGCATACAAACCGTAATAATCCACTATGCACCAGAAGCTGATTTTAGTATCGATTCCATTGTATGTGTTAATGAGAAGATTACAATATTAAACAATTCAAGCTTTGCAGACAGTTACTTCTGGGATTTAGGGAATTCTATGACTTCTAATCTTGAAAATCCATTAACATTCTTATACGCTGCAGCCGGCACTTATGATGTCAAATTATTTGCTTCAGGCTCAGGGTGTTCCGATACTCTTGTTAAAACAGTTATTGTCAATGCAAATCCACAAGCCCGAATTAGTGATAGTGAAATTTGTAATGGTGCAAGATTTATAGATTCAACCATCAATTCAGTATACCGTATATGGGATTTTGGTGATGGCGACACATCAATATTATCTGACATCAACCATACCTACAGCTCATCTGGAACGTATCAAGTAAAACTGAAAGCAATTAATAGCGATGGCTGTACCGATTCAAGCATGCTAACTGTAATAATTCCCGAGGCACCAAAAGCTGATTTCAGTATTGATATGAATCTATGTAGTTCTGAAATAAGCACGATAATCAATAATTCAACAGATGCAGATGCTTACTTCTGGTATTTAGAAGATTCTATGATTTCTAATTTGAAAAATCCATTGGCATTATCATTCCCAGCAGTTGGATCCTACGATATTAAATTAATCGTAACAGGCTCAGGCTGTATAGACTCTCTTACTAAAACAGTTATTGTCAATGCAAATCCACAAGCCCGATTTAGTTTTAGTGAAATTTGTAATGGTGCCCGATTTATAGATTCAACCATCAATTCAGTATACCGTATATGGGATTTTGGTGATGGCGACACATCAATATTATCTGACATCAACCATACCTACAGCTCATCTGGAACATATCAAGTAAAACTGAAAGCAATTAATAGCGATGGCTGTACCGATTCAAGCATGCTAACTGTAATAATTCCCGAAGCACCAAAAGCTGATTTCAGTATTGATTTTATAGTTTGTGCTTCTGAGACAATATCAATTATCAACAATTCAACTGATGCCAGTAATTATTTTTGGGATTTGGGGGATTCACGTACGTCCAATTTGATGACTCCTGAAGCATTCTCCTATAATACAGTCGGCTCCTATCAAATTAAATTGGTGGCTTCTACCTCAGTTTGTTCAGACTCCCTTATTCAAACAGTATTTGTAATGCCAAATCCGGCAGTAAAGTTCGGATCAATCACAATAGCAGATTCTACTATACAATTTCATGATTCATCCACGATTTCAGCCGGCAGCATTGTTTCCTGGGATTGGAATTTTGGAGATGGCAAAACGTCAACTATCCAGCATCCAGTACATATATTTTCATCACCCGGCACCTATACTGTTAAGTTATGTGTCAGTTCAAATGATGGCTGTGAAGATTGTGATATTAAATCAATCACTGTAATGGCAACCGGAATTGATCTGTCAGTAATTGATAATTTAATAAATATCTTTCCCAATCCCAGTAAGGGTTATTTTACAATTAAATCATCAAAAAAACTTGATTTAATTGTGATTACCAATGCATTCGGACAGGAAGTTATGGTGGTTAAACCTAAAACTGACACTGCATTAATTGATCTGACTAATAAACCAAAAGGAGTCTATATAGTTAAATTAACACTTGAAAATCAAGATCAAATGATCAGAATTATTAAGAATTAA
- a CDS encoding GIY-YIG nuclease family protein, which produces MFYTYILQSLKDGRFYIGYTANMDQRLMNHNAGMTKSTKSGIPWKVVYYETFQDKIDAIRRERFLKAQRNRAFYERLINGFNPNGS; this is translated from the coding sequence ATGTTTTATACCTACATCTTGCAAAGTTTAAAGGATGGTCGATTCTATATTGGTTATACAGCTAATATGGATCAGCGATTGATGAATCATAATGCTGGAATGACCAAATCGACAAAAAGCGGAATCCCATGGAAAGTAGTTTATTACGAAACATTTCAAGATAAAATAGATGCAATTCGCAGAGAAAGATTCTTAAAAGCTCAACGAAATAGGGCATTTTATGAGCGGTTGATAAATGGTTTCAACCCAAATGGCTCTTAA
- a CDS encoding tyrosine-type recombinase/integrase translates to MIRKCTAKFYIKKRDGIATNCQIVLSFSFEGKRMLYYVGYSVDEKNWNKDSQRVKDGFTDKNGETSKKINKHLNKVENTVEAIYNEFAVLKKAIRISNLRDELRIRLDETIREDYNLNLLDYFAKFIEANKDEWKAATKQKKERVREIIGDFHNKYKIQLDFEAIDETYFKKYIKYAATELKHKNSNIAKYLSVYKGFLNWAFENGFNRFGEYKKFSVEAYFKGVLIPSDSIALSKKEVMILYNYDFKSTVMQQTRDIFCFGCFTGLRFSDLHELKKVNIKNEYIKLTTVKGNKEITVDLNKYTKAILQKYKDLPLDKCLPVPHNAILNKNLKDMGQEVKFDDIEEVVYFKGKKRFSNTCRRYELITTHTARRTFITTALIMNIPAQVIMKWTGHSDYKSFEGYIKISEEERRNAMKKFNDW, encoded by the coding sequence ATGATTAGAAAATGTACTGCTAAATTCTATATCAAAAAGAGAGATGGTATTGCTACAAACTGTCAGATTGTTTTGTCATTCTCTTTTGAAGGCAAAAGAATGTTGTATTATGTTGGGTATAGTGTTGATGAAAAAAATTGGAACAAGGATTCGCAAAGAGTAAAAGACGGCTTCACGGACAAAAATGGGGAAACATCAAAAAAAATAAACAAACACCTGAATAAGGTTGAGAATACTGTTGAGGCGATTTATAATGAATTTGCAGTATTAAAAAAGGCTATTCGTATTTCAAACTTGAGGGATGAATTAAGAATCCGGTTAGATGAAACAATACGAGAGGATTATAATTTGAATTTGCTTGACTATTTTGCCAAATTTATTGAGGCAAATAAGGATGAATGGAAAGCTGCTACAAAACAAAAAAAAGAAAGAGTTAGAGAAATAATTGGGGATTTTCACAATAAATACAAGATTCAACTTGATTTTGAAGCAATTGACGAGACTTATTTTAAAAAGTATATAAAATATGCTGCCACTGAGTTAAAGCATAAAAATTCAAATATTGCTAAATATCTCAGTGTTTACAAAGGATTTCTTAATTGGGCCTTTGAAAATGGATTTAATCGATTCGGAGAATATAAAAAGTTTAGTGTTGAAGCATACTTCAAAGGAGTATTAATACCAAGTGACTCAATTGCTTTGTCTAAGAAAGAAGTAATGATACTGTATAATTATGATTTCAAAAGCACTGTGATGCAACAGACACGTGACATATTCTGCTTTGGTTGCTTTACAGGTCTTAGGTTCTCTGATTTGCATGAATTAAAGAAAGTGAATATTAAAAATGAATATATTAAGCTAACTACAGTTAAAGGAAATAAAGAAATCACTGTTGATCTAAATAAATATACTAAGGCAATTCTTCAAAAATACAAAGATTTACCACTTGACAAATGCCTCCCTGTGCCGCACAATGCAATACTAAATAAGAATTTGAAAGATATGGGGCAAGAGGTCAAATTTGATGATATTGAAGAGGTTGTATACTTTAAAGGGAAAAAAAGATTTTCAAATACCTGTAGACGGTATGAATTGATTACAACGCATACTGCACGTAGAACCTTTATAACTACAGCACTAATAATGAATATTCCGGCACAAGTAATTATGAAATGGACTGGCCATTCGGATTACAAATCTTTTGAAGGATATATTAAAATTTCAGAAGAAGAGAGAAGAAATGCTATGAAGAAATTCAATGATTGGTAA